Genomic segment of Dasypus novemcinctus isolate mDasNov1 chromosome 4, mDasNov1.1.hap2, whole genome shotgun sequence:
AAGGTAATTGTTCCCCTTATGATCTTTCCTTTAATGATGTGGATTTTGGTTACCTGTTTCCCATCagaaaatttccatttcatctaagtattCAGGTTTATATAGAGAGAGGTCTGCAAAGTATTATGTTATATAGCTTCTGTTTCAAGGTTGATTTCCccttgttatttcttattttgtatgttttctacCTTTTCTTTTGACCAAGGTGGTAAGTATTGTATAAATTTTCTTAATACTTTGAAATAGcatcatttttactttttaaaaaaactgtattgtttgttttctatttgctaTTTCATTGGTTTCTACTGTTCTATTATATCCATCCTTACATTTTCTTTGGCTAACTAGTTGCATTTTATATAGATTTGTGatttaatattaattatatttgtccttaatttttttttaggagatactggggattgaacccaggcccctgtacatggaaagcaggtgctcaaccactattCAACATCCACTGCTCAAGGAgaattggttttctcatttgtttgtttgtaggaggtactagggatagaacctaggacctcgtacatgggaagcaggtactcaaccacatGAGTTACATACACTCTCCtatccttcatttttctttttttcttctatttactGCTTTAGAGTTTTCTCATAGTCTCtgtatgtaatattttaattattattaatttttaaaaaaaattatgtgctTCATGTTAGCTATCCTCTTTCAGTCAGGTATTGTTTAGTAGAAGGTTTTAAAGTTTCCATTTAAcatggcttttttttcctttgttcttacTACTAATTTTGTTTCATGAGAACAGTGATTTTTCAGTAATTCTTTACAAAATTCACTCATTTTATTTGTGGCCTAATACATGATCAATTTTTTAAGGTGTTCTGTGGAAGTTTGAGAAGTTTCATTCTCTATTATCAGTGCACGAAAGTTAGTATGCATCCATAagagtgaacttttttttttagatattctctctatttatattttcaacttgATTTATCCTTTTCAGAGGGTACTGTATTAAAGTTCATAATATTAGTTGTTTCTAGCTATGGCTCCTTagatggtctctctctctctctttatatctCTAATACTATATCTAATCATTTTATTCATAAGGATGGTTTTCACATTATATGCTGCATAAATGTTCACAAATATTTGCATCTTTTAACATCAAAAATGTTGTTTCTTAGAAAAATTAATGTTTTGGCCTGTATTCTATTTATATCAGAATTATTACACATTTTCTTAATGTGACATTTGTCCAGATGTCTTTGTCCATGCCTTTATTTTAATCAGTTGTTTTAGATGTATGCATACAACTACTAGTTAATTCTTCCTTTATGAGCCAAATGGAAAATGTTTCCCTTAGCAGATTCATTAAGCCCTCTCACATGCATTGATATATCCAGTGAGTGTACTAATATCCTTTATGCTATTTATGCAATTATAACAATGGTGTTTGTATTGGAAATGATTTAGTAATGGATAATGATGATGGTAGCACCATATTGTGAACTTAATCAACAGGACTAAAGTATATATATGAAggtgcttaaaaggggaaatgttaaattgtatatatggtaacgtTTTTAAAAGATATCTGTGGAACCACCTACAagaacaatgaaccctaagttgaACCAGGACAACAGTTAATAGTAGAATTACAAAAATATCCTATCATCAGGTTTAATAAATTTCctcaccaatgcaaagtgttaataataaggtagcATATGGAATAATAAGGTagcatatggaaatcctgtattttatgcatgattgttctataaactcataacttctctagtaaagagaaaacaacaaaaatggtgTATGTTTGGTATATAGATTTTTCCTAGTGTTTTCCATTGTGCTTTACTTGGGTTTAATACCCTTGTTTAACCTTTTATTATATCTTTTATCAGTTTATATTCACCTTCTTAAACTCCCACTCTTGCTTATTATAAAAATCAAAgtggttattttattttcctctttgcttTTGTCTTTCCTACCTTGGCTTTTATTTGGATTATACTACCTCATCACAGCAAATAAAAGTGTTCTAATCTGATATTTATTTTGATTTGGTTTTAGATACACATACCCcaaatctttctctctctctcaccatctctatctctatatctctatatatttatatctatatccaATAACATGCtggaattttccttttcattcctttACTGGAAAGAGATCAACCCCTAGTAGATTGTTCATTATGGGTTTGTTAGTGAAGAAACCTGTTACTTTTTGCATGCTGAAAACTGTGTTTTcctgaaggacagctttgctagaTATAAAGTTAATGCATTCTTTCAATAAGATCTTTAAAGTGctccttcctttcatttctttttaaatgatgtttttaaaaattcttatttcaactgaattattttccttatgtaaattatttggttttgttttttttttggcttcaatTCCTAGAGAAATTCTTCTTACGTTTGAAATCTAATAATCTAAGAGTAGTTACATTGTCATTGATAATTCTAGATTTATATTCTCTTGTAGCTATTGGATcctttcataaataatttcaggtctcttttactttctggaaagcattcttgtattttatttttaaatattagttttgctgcattgtttctttattcagttgtaaaaatggTGTTTGTAATGTATTGTTTGCATTTCTCCTTCAGGAGAACAATACCATGAATGATATTCCTTCTTGCCTGCTATccatttccattattttctgtcTTACTTTTATTAATCTGTTTTatctaattttcattctcttgctTGATTTCCCTACACTTTTCtcttaaaacttattaaatttttaatttagctCATTCTTCTAGTATAATATTTGTTTATCTTATTTTCATTAAATGTCtatttatttgttgtttcttttctgaatttaattacttttcctttatagttttaaatttccatttcttttcttagcTTTTCACTTCTTCAATCAGAGTGATTACTCCTTCAATGCTTGGCTGAGTATAATTAATCCAGTTTAAGTAACATTTTAgagctttcttcttcctcaatATTGCTTTTTCTAATCCCTATAATTTCAGTACATTGAATTCTGGTAACAATGTGACCCACAGCTCCATCTGACATTTTAAGTGCCAACCTGGTATGATCCTAAAGCTTGCCAGTAGGTACACAAAATAGTGTTTTATCCAATTAACATATAGGCTATAGATTAGCTTAGGGAGTAACAAAGTATAAACTATCCTTGGGTTATATTTTCATACAAAatagttcctttaaaaaaataagattaaaaatagagaAGGATATAGCAACAACATCATATAATTTAAGAGATCATAGATATGAAAGTTCagggaattattattttttttaatttactatgtTCCAGGAAATTTTAACCTAATCTATTAACAGTACTTTATTTAGTATAAAAGTTATACAGCATAAGAGACATCATTCACtcaaaagcaaagaaggaaactgaggtttataAAAACTAGTTCTTTGCTAAGACAACTGTTAAACATTCAAGGTtagaaagaataagagaaaatacCTCCCAAATAAAACAATCATTACCTTtcttgcaaaaaaaaacaaaaaaacaaaaaaacctgtcaGTAAATAATATTAGCTTAGACATTTGGACATTAAAGGATTGGAATTAAAACTCAGGATTGCTTTTCcagattaaataaatttattagagCACCAGATTTTAAAAACCTCCAGTAGAAAAGTCCTCAAGGCAGTGGCAGTGACACCAAAATCCTGATGAAAGGACAGAACTGAGAGGTCACAAGGTAAATTTCACATTCTCTTATTTCTCATGAAGCAATTTAGGGAATTTGTATCTCAGTATATAGGTTAATAGCAAAATAGACTTGAAAGACATGGTATAGTTATCACTAAGCGAGAGGCCCAGAACATACAGGGTTACAATTGGTGAATCTTGACGTTCAGGTATAGGGTCTTCCATGATATCTTCAAAGCAGCAGCCATAACCAGAGCCGCAGCCATAGTTGCAGCCACAGACAGAATGGGAGTCATATCCATAGCCACAACCATAGCCACAGCCCAGTCTGCAGAAGCTATGGCCAAAGTAGGAACCAGAGCCACAGCCCAGATCTCCACAGCCACAGCCATCACCGTAACTTCTTATGTAGAGGAGTGTAGGTGACATCAATTGGACAATTTCACCTGCAGAAGGCTTTTTATTTGGTCTCAGTGTAGGTTAGACCCACCATACCTAACATGCTATTGCTAATTTGTGGGATCTATCTGAGTAATTTGTTAACTCTCAGATTTAGGGCATAGCCTCAGAAACATACAGAGATTTCCTTTGTTTAGCCACATCAGAACCAATTCTGGGCCATTAATGTGAATCAATAGTTCCATCTTCAAAGCCTTACTCACACCAAATCTTCAATTCTTCCACAACTAATCTTTTTAGCAAAAAGTACCATTTTCAGTGGACTAAATCCGATCTTCTCTAATCAACcaataattttactttctttaggTTGACATTCAACAGATCATTATGATCTAACACTATCTTCTCCATAACCAGTTTTCTCCTCATTTTCATATATCAGTAGTTGTTTACTTCTAAAGTCACAAGATATTACTGAGCTTCACAAATTGTTGATGGAAAGCCAAACGTTTGAAATTCTGGAACACCAGATCTGAGCAAAGTgtacttttctttcttatttagaTCAATCATCCTTTTTGTCACACTTGTGAACCAGTAAATATTTTCCCTAAACCTTGAAATTTAGGTTCTAAACCCAGTGCTAGATTCAGGatgaaatttcatttcatttatgaaATTTCATCTTTGTGAAAAAAATTTGTTTAACTACATGATATTTGTAAAATTTGTGTTCTGACTAGAAAGTGAGTATAGgcttatctttattttaaaaagtaatactgGCCAAGGTATATTTTTATGGAGTTAGCAGATTGTCACAAACAAAGGACTTTAGGCAAAATATTTCAGACTATAGTAAATACATTAAAATGGCCAATAATTTTTATAGCAATAAAGCTGAAGAGCTGAGTTCAAATGATTAAGTAAATATAGGTCTAAACTTATTTTATAGTAAAATTACTCCCCAGGGAGGAACATAATGGCTCTCTGGGCTCAAATCTTAACTATGCCACTTTTAGATGCATGACTAAGCAAATTACTTCATCTCTTCGGacttcagtttccccatttgtatgTAAGATGGTAATAATTTATCTCCCTTTCAAAGCAATTTTGAGAATAATGTTAGCTAGTATGTGTAAATCaattagaacagtgcctgggacatagtattattaaaataatgtctgatattattatttatttcctcccataACTGCTTTCCTGATATGAGCTTCAATGAATAGTTGAGTTGAATAAGAGAACTCAGATATGGTTAAATCTTGATATAGAGTCTTCATATCACTGTAGATGAAGGGAGGAAAAAACCTGCATTCAAGCAGGTAGAACACTatttaatacaaatatttaataCAATTGAGTTTTAGTCCTGACAATTAGTCATTGAATTTGGTTTAGATTTCCTGGAAGGTTCACAATTACTGTTCTTCCATCTAATGGAAATAGTGACTCAAAACAAAAATTTGGTAGAATGTAGGTACATAAAGTTTATTTGCTCACTAATTGAGTTGTGTCTGGTAATATCTGAAATATGtgtttaaatggaatcattttacCTAAGGGGAAATAATGAAGATCTCAGACATTAAGTAGAATTTGCCTCTAATATTTCTGTTTTCCAAGAgtgtgggcagctgcgggcctccgggagggtcaacgcggatggccgggcgagctctccggacgggggctgccccacggtcaaaggagaggaggggggtcggcacgaagccgttgggccctcgctctctccgctcaggcacgggggacgcgcggtgcaagcaaaaacaccacggagacgaggtctgggcacaagtctgctttattgtagaaggggacatggttttatagggtctagggatacgtaaagggacttgattggtgccggtgggtgctgttgcttgcgtagacggttactggacagtaggcggttactggacagtaggcggttactggacagtaagctggctaaggggttaggagcaagggaggggaaggggaaagtgtgggctgtctagataacggctaggcggaagacggagaaggagagaaggaggggcagcgccggctgccaatactgggcgggaaggagacggggacacaAGAGCAAACCAAATCACTTTCAAGACCATAATGAGTCGATGACATTGAGAATattaataaactaaaaataatttgaagCAGTTGTGGATACCATAGTTTCTGTGATCATAGAATTGCATCATGGAGTTTGTTTATGTTTCAAGGGCTTTAAAACCAGGTAATGAATTTGTCATTCAAGACACCTGGTTTGATTGTGATGAATCCTGATAGAACAGTATAGCAATCCTGACTATGAAGGCTTCATTGTGCCCAATGACATAAGGCCTTTACTAGAGTTTTGTTGGTGGTGTTATTTGTGATTAATGCAAAAATCCTTTTAATGAGGACAACATCGCCTGTGGTTTGCCACTCTTTCACGGAGGAAGTATAAAAGGTCTTCCAGAAATGGTGATATTCACAGTCAGGACAACCTCATCCTCTCCCATACCTGAACTGTCAAATCCTGACACGATGGTCTGTTAAGGCTACTACTATGGAGGACTGGGCTATGGCTTTGGTGTCCTGGGCTGTGACTATGGCTGCGGCTATGGTAGCCTGGACTGTGACTATGGCTATGGTGGCCTAGGCTGTGGCTATGGCTATGGTGGCCTGGGCTGTGGCTATGGCTATGGCGGCCTAGGCTGTGGCTATGGCTATGGCGGCCTAGGCTGTGGCTATGGCTATGGTGGCCTGGGCTGTGGCTATGGATGTGGCTATGATGGCTATGGTGGTTATGGACATGGCTGCTACCACCCATCTTGTTATGGAAGCTACAGATATGGCTGCTACCGCCCGTCATGTGGATTTTactgaaaaatattaaagaaccCTTGAATTTACTGGATTTGTcctcatgtgaaatatggatACTGCTGATAATTTTGTTCATCCCATGATGACTCTGAAAAATAGTAACATTCTAATCCTAGACTATCGTGGAAGAACTATGGATGTCatctgtctttatttcttcatgcaagattgtaaagaataattttaaatgcaGCAAAATCTTTCCTTTGATATCTAAGTAactcttcaaataaatttaatctcTTTTCAAATATGACTTGTTCTTATTTATTCCACCATCGTATTTGCATGTGGATGattgtaaaatggaaacttctgTACAGTTACCATCCCAAGAGCTTAATATGCCTCTAAATACCAGTCATGATATCAGTAGTTTGGAAAGAGGACTCAAGAGTATTGtggctagggaagcggacttggcccagtggtcagggcatctatctaccacatgggaggtccgtggttcaaaccccgggcctcctcgacccatgtggagctggcccatgcgcagcgctggtgcatgcaaggagtgccctgccatgcaggggtgtcccccgtgtgggggagcccctcGCGTAAGGAGTGcaacccagtaaggagagctgcccagagcgaaagagagtgcagcctgcccaggaatggcgctgctgacacaacaagatgatgcaacaaaaagaaacacagattcccatgccacgacaacagaagcagacaaagaagaacacccagcaaatagactcagagaacagactactagggtggggaggggcaggaaggggagagaaataaaacaaataaataaatcttaaaaaaaaagaaaaaaaaagagtattgtGGCTCAGCCTCTCATACTCAGTACTTGACTATTGTAATTGCCCAAAACAATAAAGATTTTTTCCAATGCCCAAATGCTAAAATTatccatcttttttatttctaactttgtCCCTCCACATATTTCTTATATCATTTAAAACTGAGCTTCTTTGCATACATAATTATTGCCTCCCCATCACATAATTTTGGTTTCTTCTCTTTTACTTACAAACAAGAGTTCCAAGCCAACTGGAGGTCTGGTAGCTACTCAGGATGATTGTATTTGTTTCCCcagaacacaaagaaacacactCGTATTTTTAGGGTGAGCCTTCTGGGATATCTGCATTGTGATTGCTTTCTGATAGTATCAGTACAAGAAAGCCTACCAACTGTTTGATGTCATTCTATAAAGACCCATGTCCAGCCTAAATGGGTCGTAGGAAGTACTGTGACAGTCCTGAGAACCTGTTTTTTAGTCAAACCCTTTATTATAGACCTTTTTGATTAAGAATTTTACTTCATGTATTCATTCTTTCATACATTCATTCAATATCCAGTTCCTAAGATATGACAGGCTTGATGCTGCATCAGGAAAGAGCATTTTATAAGGGGATATTTGAGACTGTTTCCATTTTGATGTTACTAAATTCTACTAGGTTTCCTACATTATAAAAAAAACTGATATTTGTGTAAttttagaatttgaaaatagaaaattctaaattgtttttaaaagtttccaaATGAAAAGTTTTTATGGGTTTAACACTTTTGTATAAAAATGTGGATATACGATGGTAAAACCTTTCAATTAATTTGTAAAACTGAACTGCTGACCTCAGGGAAGGTATATATTTATTAGTCATACATCAAAAGATAGTGCACAATTGGTAGTGGGATTTAAAATTGGTATCacagagcaggtgcagctcaatggttgagtgcctgctttgcatctatgaggtcccaggttcaatgtccagtacctcctgaagaaaaaaaaaaaattggtatcaTTGTTTAGCAAATATAGCAAACAATATATATGTTCCGACCATTAAAACTAACTCATATATATGTgaatctcctttatttttgacataacatttatgtaatctaaagtttctttaaaaataaagaaaaatattgactCAATCTAAAACCAGAAATTCAAATCTATCTACtgcaaattcttaaatgttttctGAAACAGTAAACATAATTAATCATATTTGGTTCCTTATCTATAAattaaattaactaaaaatatattcaaagtgttttatatcttattttttaatgtttgcttaatgattatttattagtatttttaCATATAACaaatctgtaaataaattattatattcaAATCACAGGTACAGATTAAAAATTGTATGGATACGATTTTCTTACGTTAAAGGTTTGAAAATTGTTGCTCTTGACGAAGGATTGTGAAAGTGTGGTTCAGGGACCACTATAGGATTCCAAGACACTTTCAAGGAGTCCATAAGAtcaaaactatttttatattatatttgcctttttcattttcatactcTCATGAATGTACAATGATGTTTTCCATAGGCTTCATGATGTACGTTATCTCGACACATTGAATGAAGAAGCATATTTGAGAATCCAGCTGTCTTATATTAAGTTAGACATTAAGGTGGCTGGCAAAAATGTCACACAATTCCAGCATTCTGatgatttttttataaaataattatttttctaaagttATGTTACTTATGTTAGCATGTAATTGAATTAttgttattttgaaatgaattaatacataattttaaaattaaagttctaaTTTCTAAAACAGCTAAATACCAATAAATACAATACATTAACAATGACTCTTTGAGATTCCCAATAATTTTTAAGATCAAAGACTTTGAAAACCAATACTGTAAAAGAACAAGACTTGTCCACCTTCACTAGATCATTCCCCAAAAGCAAGTCTGAAACAGTTTGGTTTAAGTCTTCAAAACCAGGAGTTACTTAATTTCAAATTAGccatatgctcttttttttttttttgactattgcatttttaataacttaaataaaatatatctaaaaccgcAGCTTCTGGAAGAACCACTTGTTTTGCGTGTCTTGTACCTCTCCTCGACCTTGACCTGGGCTTGGCGCCAGGCCTTGGATTTAAGAGCAGGGTCTCTGAAAACATCCTTGTTGACAACGGTCTTGCCCACGGGGATCTCCACAGAGTACCTTGCTGGCATGAGGTGACTGTAGTTATAAACTTTCCAGAAAGCCCTGATCTTTGACCTCTTGGCGATTTTCTTCCTGCCTATGGCAGCTGTCACTTTGCGGGGTAGCCGCGGATTCCAGCCACCAGAGCTCGGCTGTAGGGGCGGATGGAGGTGCCGACATCAATGTTCTTCACCATGACGGCTTTGCCTCCAGCACCAGCACCACTTTCCCGGGTTTCAGAAACTTGCCCATTTCAGCAGCAACCACTGGGGCCCTACCGCAGAAAGGGCCATATGCTCTTTGATGTTGCATGCTTTGGTTTAAAAAGGTGCAATTAACATGATACGATGCATATTCCGGTAACAAggttgatttggaaaaaaaaatatgactgaGTTATCAATACTCCAAATATAAGAACCCAAACTACTAAATCCACTTAGAATTAATTTCCTACAAGGAATTAATTTCTCCATGAGAATTAAGAAATTCTATTAAAAGAGAATTATATAAATCCCatgactttctttttcttatcttgtATGTAGTCTTAACCCTATTCCTTTTTGTTTATTCCTTGATCCTGCTGCTTAAAACATAAATaccatcatatttaatggtgaagaTGAAGATCTTATTTTATAGATAATGCAGCAATGATCTAGAATTATCCTGGGTCTCTGACGACTTCAAAACAACTCTAGATGATAAAAAAGTTCAGATCTGATATAATTCTCAATAGATGAAAATATCTTGCATAAtggaaaactttatttttaatgagtgCTTGTTCTCATAttcaatattgtttcatttcatttacattatCTGGGTGCACATGTGAAACAGAGGGCACCGCCTTTGTTGCTAATCTGAGATGACAGTGTtccaaaagagagagaatatgacTGACGGTACTTGAGAACAAGATGTATACAAAACTTTCCTTTCGTATATACCTACAAGCAATactatcattcatacataaacaagttAAATGTCATAGACCATAATAGCAGCTCCACTTTCTGATAACTTATGCTAAAGGTTTCTCTCTTTGACTACTTCTATGCAAACAATTAGCTTACATTATTCAGATCTGTGCCATTGGGTGGTTATTCCCTTCTTGGCAAACAATACTTCAGCAGATAAAGTGCTATTTTTCACTTACATTAGGGATATTAGCCTGATTCTCACAATTTGAAGAACACAAAACTACTTTTCTCAATTATTCCACCTTTCTTCCTGAACTCAACGTAATGTGAATAAGGAATGTCCAATCATAAGACATCACTGAGGTGCGACATCTCTGAACATCCCATGAAATGTTCCAGACAGCATTTGAGGAAGCCAATGCATGTGACTGGAGAGCACTCCATGTATTGCCAGAATTTATTCATTACTTGAAAACCTTTCAATTATATAATGCATGAAATATGCCTACTTCACATTATAAGAAGctccccttcaatttttttctacAACGGAGTCAAAgaattctcctttattttttttctctgggGAGTTTTCTTCAAGACACTTGAATAGATACATCCTCagacaattaattaaaaaaaaacatattattgCACACAATATCATTGATGATGGAACATAGCACTGCATCTAGAAGAGTTTCTGGCCTATAGTATGTACttaatgattatttttaataaataaattaatgacaATGAATAATCTGGTAAAATAAGtccctgaaattttattttaatttatcagaAAGTGAGAACTAGGGATCACACAATCTTTAAGAGTCATAACGAACAACAGCAAAAAAGTTATTTTTGCCCAGAGGGCATTAGTTGTCTCTTTCTGTGCTCAGAATGGGAAAATGGGTTtaggagaagaagaaaaggacaTAATCTCAGTCCCAATGATAATATGAGTTTGAGCAGATTGAGAACAAGTGAAGAATATGGAGCACTCTGATAACTTGTATAGGGAACATCAGAACCACCTGTAAAAGTAGAATAATGCATAATGGGAGCAATTCATTAATTGAGCCATATTTATAAAAACTATTTTTGACAGATTCTGCTTATATCATTGTGTAGTCAGGTTTCCATCAACTAAATacaattgctttcttttttctcagaTCAACCTGTCTTCCTTCTTCTATCTGGTTTCCAGCCAGTATAATTCAGTAGTACTTGAACTACAGAATTTAAAGGTTCACCTTAATTCTCATCTGGCTCATAGCCTCTCCAAGAAGAAAATCAAATCTCTTTTATGAGTGAGAAGTATTTTCCACATACATAATGCTCCCGTCTTTATCCAGCTGTCTTCAGAAAAGAACTGAAGACTCAAGTGTAGTTTTGTGTTCCCTATGCTAACACTAAGCTTCCCTGTAAGGAAACCTCACTCCAGACTCACCAGACAGCTTTAAGATAAATGGAAACCCTGAGAAATCCAGTAGGAAAATGGATGGAGAGATACCTAGACTATTGAAAGAGGAACCTTGGGTTGGAGCAAATGAATTTGATACACTgtgggagaaaagaaaatactgGTAAAAGTTTCCATACTCTGTGGGAATATCAAGCTTTGAACAcctgcatatatgtatatataaatatatttaattttataacaaagtTGTAGATTTACCCATATATAATTTCATAGAGGAAAAAGTGAGCATAAGTACTGATGGAAGGCGAAGTATCTTTATTAAGACATTTGAACACACATAGTGGGTGTCTatccattttgaaatattaatggAACATTTTTCTTGGGGAGACtaatacagaaaaagatattttgaCAGATATCTTATTTTACTTAAAGGATCTGATCATGAACTTATATACTCATATGAGTGGACAGCATTCTTTTGATCCCTTGAAACCTCTTCAAAGAATATTTACTAATGAACCTACTTTAAGATAGATTTGAAAATAGAGCAATTGCATGTTACTAAAGTCACCTGATTTGAATGTGAGAATCcagagatgggaaaaaaaaaaagtttctag
This window contains:
- the LOC105747115 gene encoding keratin-associated protein 6-1-like, with translation MEFVYVSRALKPGYYYGGLGYGFGVLGCDYGCGYGSLDCDYGYGGLGCGYGYGGLGCGYGYGGLGCGYGYGGLGCGYGYGGLGCGYGCGYDGYGGYGHGCYHPSCYGSYRYGCYRPSCGFY